The sequence GCCCATGAGCCAAGTATAGGGATCGCGGGAGCTGGTCTGCCATCGTATGCAGGATCGTCGAGATTGAGGGCGTTGAAGGCAAAAGCGGCGAGCTTCTTGGGCGGCGTAGCGTCCTCGGCCAACGGCTCGGGAACAGGAATCTCAACGCCGACCAAGCCTGACCAAGCAGCATCACAGGCAACCGTGCTGGAAACACCTGCAACAACATCTCCGTAGATCCTAGCTGAAAGAGTCTGTACAGCAGCGGGAGTAGCCGTAGCTCCGAGGTAAATACGTAGGAGAACGAGATGAGCGAGCGCGGTTTGTAAAAGCGAGGCGTCCGAGCCGCTGTCGCCGATCTCGGCCGCAGCATTCTCGACATCAAAGGTATATACCCGGATCCCTCGTGCGTTTATATCCTCGATAGCTTCCCTCGGAAGGCGCGAGGCCACTTCAGGAGCTCCCCCACTGGCAAGTACGAGCACTGGAGCACCGTCCTTGACGAGGGTGAAGGTGTTGTGAGATGCAAGTAAACTAGGGTCAACAATAGTAAGACAGTCGACTTGTTTTTCTAGGCTCGCGATGCTGGAGACCGGCGCTTTTGAAAGGTGTTCATCATTCGAGGGAGTGAGCACAAGTCGTGAAATGACGGCGCCTTGGGAAGATGCAAAGGCATCGTAAACAGGGAGTAGACGCGCAGCGATAGGGCCTCCCTGGGTGAGGAAAGTGTGTGCGGTAATTTGAGGAAGGTGCGTCAGGGAGGCAGCGGTCGGAGTAGACAGGAACGCAAGGCTCTTGTATTTGGCGCCCTGCGCGAGGCTGGAGGGTATCAATGTAATTTCAGTAATGAACTGTGCAAAAGCATTTGCAGAATTGTGGAACGCCTCGGATCGTTTTGAGGGAACGCGGTGGCCACGAACGGAGACATTGGAGAGTCCGGAAGTCAAAACATCGCCGAACAGTGGACCGGAACCGGAGCCGTTGGGAACCTCCTCTACAACGTGAACTTTCTTGACGGATTCGGGAAGAGCTTTGCGAAGAGCCTCTATGTTCCATGGGGAGAGGGCACGAACGGAAACGACACCAAGGCCTGGAGCGTGGCTGGCCAATAAACGCGCAAGAGCTGCAAGAGGACCGTTGAGGAGAACAAGCGCAACCTCAGCGTCAGAATTCCCAGTGTAAGTGAACTGGGCAAAACTGGAAAGCTCAGATagagtggaagtggcactagCAACTTCAGGGAACACCGATTTGCCGGTTTCGCGCGTGGCTCCAGAATGGTCGAATACGTGAACGACATGGCTCGAGAGTGAGTAAGAGAGGGCCGCAAATTCTGCAGCCTCTTGGGCGGTTGAGGAAATGAGGACAGTGAAATCAGACCCTAAAGATGCAAGGGCTCGAGCAGCAGGAGCAAGAGTCGGTGTCAGCTCGAgtgtgggagtgggagtgacAGCTGCAACCTGGATGACCAAGCGACCTGAAGACGAAGGAGCTGGAAGAATAGAGAGCGCAGGGACCATTTGGGCAAGTCCCTCGGGAGTCGTGAATGCAGTGATTGCACCCTTGGTGGCCCGCGCACCATCCTCACTCGTTCCTTCACTCAGTCTTCCGACGAGTCCAAGTCCAGCACCTGCTCGTGTTTGTGCACGAGTCACCTTGACATCAGTCTCTTCGGCCCATTGTGTAATGCGTACCCCAAAACCGGCTTGCTCTGCTAGGTCGAATACCACAACAGAGCTGCTATGTTGAGCCGCAAGAGCCTCGATGGTATAGGCAACAGGACTGGTTGTAGTAGTTCCTGGAGCAGTATGGGGTGAAACAGTATCGTATGCGTTCAAACCCCCCTTTTGACCCTTGGGCGAGGATGGCTCGCTAAGGGGGCCAGTGAGAGTTGAGGAACTGCTGAGAGGGGTTGAAACTCCGGACATGGCTTCGACACGACAAGGTCAGCAGAGTGGCTGTATAGATTCAAGTTTTCCCCTACCTGCTTGTTAAGTCCCAGTGGACTGGACTTGGTGGTTTTGAAAAACTGTCGAGTGACTTGAGTTCATATATTTCGGCTATTCGGAAAATGGTTGCAAATTGTAGATGGGTCGCGGATGGCGAAATCCGTATGGTGCTGTTTGGTCTCTTGTAACTTGTTGCAACAAACCCTAGAAAGTGCGAATACATTGATATGTAGAAATACCATAGACCAGCTATAAAATTTTACGTCGTTTATTTTATCCTATCTAATTGATTGACATTTTATGGGATAAATGTATAATGTCTTGTATCGATAGAGCTTCGTTGACAACCCATTCGGAAATGGATTCGGAAATCAAGCACGCAATCCTGTGTCATACCGCGTACGACCGAGAGCTAAACCCACCAATTACCCGTCGATCAAGGTCCAAATCTCATTAGATATGGTAAAAGATACATCAAGTGCCAATATGTACTCAAAGTCTCGACGAGGAAATGGTGCCTAGAAAGCCTTGGAGTTATGGGGGTTACCTCCACCACTCAATCGGATTCCTTTTCGACCTCACATATGCGTTCTTCTGATATTGGCGATACAGTCTATTCAAGTTGTTTTAATTAAACTATTTCAAGAAGCCATTGATCTGGTCGCAGTGAATTTATGTAAATAATCCTTTTGGTAGTTAGAAGCTCAAGAATTGGGTCAAAATAACCTAATTAATCAATAGAATACTGGTTCGTGAATTTAGACGCCGTTTTTTTTTCGAGAAGGCAGTCCGCAGGTACTAGTACTATTGGAGCCGTGATTGTAGTAATTCATTATGGCTCCCATTCAGTACTTTGGCTccattacctcctgtacAGCATCGCTTGCAACGATCCATGACCTGTAGATAAATAACTTTGTCAGGAACAAACGATTGGCGATGTGTCGCAGGGCTCAGGTGTGCGTTCGGGTGGTTGGACTCGCCAAGTCGGGCATACTGCACCCCGTGGCCGATGAACAAGAAACAGGCCATCAATTCATCCAAGCAAACCCACTCGAACCCATAAATCTAACTGTACCAAGTGGCGCTCTAGACTAATTACGAACCTAGACATGGAACTGCAAGCATCTTTACGGCGTTTACGTTCACAGCCTTTTCCTTTACTGACCAGCCAACCTAACCGCGGGGCGCTTTAGAAGGAAGAAGTCCCAAATCGGAGAGAAAGTGGAACTGTATAGTCACGCAAGTTAGATCCCGCAGGCCAATGTGGCCGTCTCGGCCACGGCGAATACGCAAGCCTTTCGATCGCAGCACAATGACATACGTATACGTGTTAGCCGTTTTATGCTCCATTTACATAAATACCAGCCCATCCAGTGGCAATTCCTACACATCCAACTCCACAGTTTCATTCTAATTGAACCTGCCATCATGGGAAATACCTTGATGAACCCACACTCAATGGTGTCCCCAGCTCTGAAGAACAGCCACTTGTCGTAGGCTTGGATGAAAAGGCCAGGCGTAGACGTCGTTGCCGCCGTTTCGCCCACTTCATCGTGGCTTCGATTGCGCTTATCCTTATTGGCTATGGCTCACTGCGTCTGTTTGCATACAAGGTACGCTGTCGTGCCTCGTTTCCTCTCCTTGGCTAAATTAACGGCTCCCATAGTACGCCCACTCGCATATAGAGTGCGTCCCATACGAGGGCGGCAAGACGATTGTCAATCTACCTATTCTCTACCCCCGATCGGCTGTCTTGTTGGATTCAAGCATCTCCTCCGGAGACGTCTTTGTTACTCGCGTCGAAACCCACACAAACGAGGTCAAGGTTACTTTTGAAGAAGACAGCTcgtccgaggaagaagccgaGATCCGTCTATGCACGCTCAAAGGTGGAAAACTGACCGGCGTTGGTATCTATGTAAGTGCTCAAGCATATATTCGTATTTATTGCCCAGGAGGCTGACCGCATCTGGTCAGGCATCGAAGAAAGGTCAACAGGACTTGCTCCCGGTAATCAAGTCCGTCAAAGTCGAAATTCCCAAATCTGTACCACCTCCCAGTGTCgatctgcttcctcctcccagGCGCCACCACTGTCTGGTCCGCTTCTTCAAGTGGGCTGGGGTATGGGACTCCAAACAGACTGAGATGGCCAAGCTCCGGGACAACTAATTGACTCCTATTCAAGTCTAGCCGTTGTCGAGTTCTTTTTTTTAAATGTGTACATATATGATTTATGAAACGACAATCATTTGTCTGATAATATACTACTCTTAATCTACTTGACGCGTTCCGACAGTCGAGTCAATTGCTTCTTCTATGATCGCCACCAGAGCGGACGGCGATCACTGGCGCTAAACACCATCACCCCTATCTCACGTGCGCTCTGCATAGATCCTCCTGCTCATCCCCCAAACACCTTGACAACGAGACAATAATGATACGTCTAAGCCGAGTACAAAGGACCAATATACGACAACCGCTACGGCGCATGTCATCATCACCGCCGCTGCCACCACCAAAAACCCCTTCTCCACATGCTTCTTTCTATACGGACACGCTTCCGGCGATGGGACCAGTGTTTTTGATCGCGTTTGCTGTATACATGGCGAGTTCAATCCGATAGATTTCGGGATTGGAGGACATGACGACTGAGACATGGGGATAATATGTATAGGGGTTAAAGTTGGCCCAGTCGCGGTTGGCGCATGAGAAATTTGTGCTAGAGACTCGATCGCACATCGTTTCGTTGGAGCAAGAGCTTGAGCGGCTCAGGGAGGCGCGGCGGGAAGCTAGTTCTGCTCCGCGCGCTATTTCTACTCCTGCTCTTTCAGGAGGTACAAAGTCATGGTATGCTTGGTGGAAATGAATGCATCGATCACTTTATCAGCATGCATGAAAATTTCAACACAGTAGCGTCAAAAACCAAGAGTCCATTGACAGATCGGTGCAATACACAGATGGATAAACACTGAATACACTATGTACCAAGAATAAAAGCGAGATATAAACTCGAAACCTAGTTGGAATCACTCTTTGCAAGCGCGTTATAATGCTTGTCGTAGATTTTTGATGAACTGGTAACAAAAAAGTCAAGACAACGTGTCGGGCTCGATGATTCTCGTAAACTTTACCTGAGAATTGCCGAGGCAAAGCCGGACAGAGCCATGGCAGGTTCTCGTACCTTTTGGAAGTGGAAGACATCGTATGCTTTGATACAGACAGATGTCAAGATACTGATCGAAGCAGAGCAAGCCAAGTCACTCACAAACAAAGACTAAATCGCACAAGAGTTTCATACGCGAAACTTGTAACCACTTGTACCGACTCTTGAGCGTCTCCAGATCGTCCTCGTCTTGCTCTAGTGCAGCGAGGGTGCTATCATGCACATGTTTGGGGTTCAACTCCATTTGATCCTTGTACACTCGGGATTCGTCTAACGAGTGAATCCGTGACGTCAGTTGATAGCCAAGTCAGGTTGCACCACCAAGGAGACACACGTACGTTCTGCAATCATATTCTTCACCAAACTCCTATCAGCGCCAACCTCGACCAAACCAGCAAGGGTGCTCAACAACCAAAGCCAATTCGCAGCCTTTTCGGCCCGACCGCCAACCTTCTTGCCAACGAGCCCTAACCGGCTGAAAGTGTAGACATCATCCGCCAACGAATTGAAAAGTTCCAAGAGTACGGGCGGGGATGCGTGCAGGAAGCGGTGGAGGAGAGGTCTCGATTTGCCTGAACTACGAGAGGCTAGAGGGTCGGATTCGCTGAATGGGACGGATGCAGGGTTGATAATTTGCAGGAGGGGTCCGAGCCAGTTGAATAGAATAAGGCATTTGCGCACGAGAGAGAAGCCCGCGACGGTTGATCTTAGGCGGGGCTCGAGTTGGCCTGACCCTCGTTTGAGGCGTGCAAATGTACGCGCGTGGAACAAGAGATATAGTTTAAGAGAGTATTGAATGAGTTTCTGCTCGAGGTTGTTACTCTGTGGGTTCAATAGTGGATAGGGGCGGACGAACGTACAAATGCCTTGTCCCGACCGTTGGCGGATCCTATCATATCTCTCCAAACTTCTTCC comes from Rhizoctonia solani chromosome 4, complete sequence and encodes:
- a CDS encoding sulfite reductase (NADPH) flavoprotein alpha-component: MSGVSTPLSSSSTLTGPLSEPSSPKGQKGGLNAYDTVSPHTAPGTTTTSPVAYTIEALAAQHSSSVVVFDLAEQAGFGVRITQWAEETDVKVTRAQTRAGAGLGLVGRLSEGTSEDGARATKGAITAFTTPEGLAQMVPALSILPAPSSSGRLVIQVAAVTPTPTLELTPTLAPAARALASLGSDFTVLISSTAQEAAEFAALSYSLSSHVVHVFDHSGATRETGKSVFPEVASATSTLSELSSFAQFTYTGNSDAEVALVLLNGPLAALARLLASHAPGLGVVSVRALSPWNIEALRKALPESVKKVHVVEEVPNGSGSGPLFGDVLTSGLSNVSVRGHRVPSKRSEAFHNSANAFAQFITEITLIPSSLAQGAKYKSLAFLSTPTAASLTHLPQITAHTFLTQGGPIAARLLPVYDAFASSQGAVISRLVLTPSNDEHLSKAPVSSIASLEKQVDCLTIVDPSLLASHNTFTLVKDGAPVLVLASGGAPEVASRLPREAIEDINARGIRVYTFDVENAAAEIGDSGSDASLLQTALAHLVLLRIYLGATATPAAVQTLSARIYGDVVAGVSSTVACDAAWSGLVGVEIPVPEPLAEDATPPKKLAAFAFNALNLDDPAYDGRPAPAIPILGSWAEAAKRLIFREAFSPAVSSSTQVAHATDPALRPDLTEERFLVTCTVNKRLTPLTYDRNVFHLEFDTAGTGLKYAIGEALGVHGWNDEAEVLEFCEWYGVDPKSIITLPAPGNPSQTHSRTVFHALQQQIDLFGRPPKGFYGALAEHAKNRDDAMALRFIAAPEGSATFKKLSEGDTVTYADVLRQFPSARPSLSELATLVGDIKPRHYSIASAQSAVGDRVDLLVVTVDWVTPSGSPRYGQCTRYLAGLKVGQKVTVSIKPSVMKLPPDDMQPIIMAGLGTGAAPFRAFIQHRALLVSQGKPVGPLIYYFGSRHRSQEYLYGEELEAYIADGIITHAGLAFSRDTKKKVYIQHKMREDSEMLGKMLAGPDKGVFYLCGPTWPVPDVYAALIDSLVQFGGKTQEEAAQYLEDLKEEERYVLEVY
- a CDS encoding peroxisomal biogenesis factor 11 — its product is MHWDAQPSTYIDLKTCWQICEWRPEPFSTPLLHLPTTMSEITFPPTDTPGFHVNPGSVLPKRSRVQTFPASGHGPSDSSLSHSRASVSSEWGVWDSDLSASMTSSVGPSASIYSSGSTTGNRTPVPSQSVVRHDGPPKSVTTKMPSPPQRVRPEEVWRDMIGSANGRDKAFSNNLEQKLIQYSLKLYLLFHARTFARLKRGSGQLEPRLRSTVAGFSLVRKCLILFNWLGPLLQIINPASVPFSESDPLASRSSGKSRPLLHRFLHASPPVLLELFNSLADDVYTFSRLGLVGKKVGGRAEKAANWLWLLSTLAGLVEVGADRSLVKNMIAEHESRVYKDQMELNPKHVHDSTLAALEQDEDDLETLKSRYKWLQVSRMKLLCDLVFVSYDVFHFQKVREPAMALSGFASAILSSSKIYDKHYNALAKSDSN